One Miscanthus floridulus cultivar M001 chromosome 11, ASM1932011v1, whole genome shotgun sequence DNA window includes the following coding sequences:
- the LOC136493721 gene encoding gamma-aminobutyrate transaminase 1, mitochondrial-like codes for MIVRRLLRSNAPAQASSLLKHVTGTASLQGHADSLLDASVRHFSSAPSAQSASTEENGFKGHGMLAPFTAGWQSNDLHPLIIERSEGSYVYDINGNKYLDSLAGLWCTALGGSEPRLVKAATEQLNKLPFYHSFWNRTTKPSLDLAQEILSMFTAREMGKVFFTNSGSEANDSQVKLVWYYNNALRRPNKKKFIARSKAYHGSTLISASLTGLPALHQKFDLPAPFVLHTDCPHYWRYHLPGETEEEFATRLATNLENLILKEGPETIAAFIAEPVMGAGGVIPPPKTYFEKVQAVVKKYDILFIADEVITAFGRLGTMFGCDYYNIKPDLVSLAKALSNAYVPIGATLVSPEISDVIHSQSNKLGSFAHGFTYSGHPVACAVAIEALKLYRERDIPGHVKRIAPKFQDGIRALADSPIIGEIRGLGMIMGTEFTNNKSPTDLFPAEWGVGAIFGEECQKRGMLVRVAGDAIMMSPTLIMTPDEVDELVSIYGEALKATEERVAALKSKN; via the exons ATGATCGTGCGACGCCTGCTCCGATCCAATGCCCCCGCCCAG GCAAGCAGCTTATTGAAGCATGTAACTGGCACTGCAAGTTTGCAAGGGCATGCGGATAGTTTGTTGGATGCCTCAGTCAGACATTTTAGTTCAGCTCCATCTGCCCAGTCTGCCTCAACTGAAGAAAATGG GTTTAAGGGCCATGGCATGTTAGCACCTTTTACAGCTGGCTGGCAGAGCAATGATTTGCATCCTCTAATTATTGAGAGATCTGAG GGTTCCTATGTTTACGACATTAATGGGAACAAGTACCTGGATTCTCTTGCAGGATTATGGTGCACAGCTTTAG GTGGTAGCGAGCCTCGATTAGTCAAAGCAGCAACTGAGCAATTAAACAAATTACCCTTCTACCATTCCTTTTGGAACCGCACAACCAAACCTTCATTG GATCTTGCACAGGAGATCCTTAGCATGTTCACTGCAAGGGAAATGGGAAAAGTTTTCTTCACAAACAGTGGTTCAGAAGCAAATGACTCTCAG GTCAAACTAGTATGGTATTATAACAATGCATTGCGGAGGCCAAACAAGAAGAAATTTATTGCACGATCAAAAGC ATACCATGGATCTACATTGATATCAGCGAGCCTAACTGG TCTTCCTGCCCTGCACCAGAAGTTTGATCTACCAGCACCTTTTGTTCTGCACACTGACTGCCCTCACTACTGGCGATATCATCTTCCTG GTGAGACAGAAGAAGAATTTGCGACTAGACTTGCCACCAATTTAGAGAATCTTATTCTCAAAGAAGGACCAGAAACA ATCGCTGCTTTCATTGCTGAACCTGTGATGGGTGCTGGTGGTGTCATCCCTCCTCCAAAGACCTATTTTGAAAAG GTTCAAGCAGTGGTCAAGAAGTATGACATTCTTTTCATAGCAGATGAG GTTATCACTGCATTTGGAAGGTTGGGGACTATGTTTGGATGTGATTATTATAACATCAAGCCAGATCTAGTTTCATTGGCCAAG GCTCTTTCAAATGCATATGTACCCATCGGGGCAACTCTTGTTAGCCCAGAGATATCAGATGTGATTCATTCCCAGAGCAATAAGCTTG GTTCATTTGCTCATGGATTTACATACTCCGGTCATCCAGTTGCCTGTGCTGTGGCCATAGAAGCTCTGAAACTTTATCG CGAAAGGGATATTCCTGGTCATGTCAAGCGCATTGCTCCAAAGTTCCAGGATGGAATTAGGGCGTTGGCGGACAGTCCAATTATCGGGGAG ATACGTGGCTTAGGGATGATTATGGGAACCGAATTCACCAACAACAAATCACCGACCGATCTATTCCCTGCCGAATGGG GCGTTGGTGCGATCTTTGGAGAGGAGTGCCAGAAGCGCGGCATGCTGGTCAGGGTTGCTGGCGATGCCATCATGATGTCGCCGACGCTGATCATGACGCCCGACGAAGTAGATGAG CTGGTGAGCATCTATGGGGAAGCCCTCAAGGCCACGGAGGAGAGGGTGGCAGCCCTGAAATCCAAGAACTAG